Below is a genomic region from Candidatus Bostrichicola ureolyticus.
TACTTATAGTATCTATTGATACTATTCCTATAGATCTATGTATTTCTTTACCATTTTTAAAAAAAATTAATGTAGGAATACTTTTAATTAAGTATTCATTAACATTTTTTTGATTATTGTCAATATTAATTTTATATATAAAGACTTTGTCATCATATTTATTAGATAATTCATCTATTTTAGGAGAAAGTATTTTGCATGGTCCACACCAATCTGCCCAAAAATATACTAAAACAGGTTTATTGGATTGAATTACTTTTTTATCAAAATTAATATCATTTATTTCTTGTACCATAATATTTTTTATTTAATTATTTTTTAAGGCCTAATACTTCTTTTTCTAATTTAATTATATTTGGCCATGGATCACAATGTGGTATAATAGGTTCTTTTATATCTATTTCTTCTTGGCTAAATAGAGATTGTTTTTTTTGTTTTATAAATTTTTGATATTTAATACCAAAAAGTATTATATTTTCTAATACATTTAAATATTGTTCTCTTTTTATATTAAAACTGTCAAAAGCACCTGATAAAATTAAATTTTCTAATATTTTTTTATTTATTATGCGTAAATCAATACGTTTAATAAAATCAAAAATTGAAATATATATCCCATTTAATTTACGTTCTCGTAAAATATTTGCTACCGCCACATCACCTATACCTTTTATTGCTAATATACTAAACATAATAGCTCCATTATCATTAATTATAAAAGTCTCTGAACTTTTATTTATATCTGGATTTAAAATTTCTATACCCATTCTTATACATTCTTCTACAAATATAGGGATGTCTTTTATATTTTGCATACTTAATACAGAGGTCATATATTCTAAAGGATAATGTGCTTTTAGATAAGCAGTTTTAAAAGCTAGATAAGCATAGCAAGTAGAGTGTGATTTATTGAATGCATATGATGCAAAAGCTTCCCAATCTTGCCATATTTTTTTTATTTTTTTATAAGAATATCCATTTTTAATAGATTGTTCTATAAATTTTTTTTTAATGTTATTTAATACATTTTTTTGTTTTTTTCCTATAGCTTGGATTAAAATATCTGCTTCACCTTTGCTAAAATTTGCTAATTTTTGAGATAATAACATTACTTGTTCTTGATAAATAGTTATACCATAAGTATTTTTTAAAATGTTTTTCATTTCAGGTAAATCATAAACTATAGGTTCTTTACCATGTTTACGAGCTATAAAATTAGGTATATATTGCAATGGACCTGGTCTATATAAAGCATTCATTGCAATTAAATCATTAAATTGATCAGGTTTAAGTTTACGTAAATATTTTTGCATACCAATAGATTCATATTGAAAGATTCCTATTGTTTCTCCTTTTTTAAAAAGATCATAAGTTTTAGCATCATCTAAAGGAAATTGTTTTATAGTTATATTTTTTATCTTTTTAATAAGTTTTATAGTATCATTTATAATAGTTAGTGTTTTTAATCCTAAAAAATCCATTTTTAATAAACCAGCACTTTCTACTATTTTATTGTTAAATTGGGTAACTAG
It encodes:
- the trxA gene encoding thioredoxin, coding for MVQEINDINFDKKVIQSNKPVLVYFWADWCGPCKILSPKIDELSNKYDDKVFIYKINIDNNQKNVNEYLIKSIPTLIFFKNGKEIHRSIGIVSIDTISNKLNELL